From a single Betaproteobacteria bacterium genomic region:
- a CDS encoding VOC family protein, with the protein MAVRLNHTIVAAHDKQAAALFLTEIMGLPTPSLLGPFAVVKVGDDTSLDYMETEGEITSQHYAFLVSETEFDEIFARIRERSLTYWADPSRRERNQINGWDDGRGLYFDDPNGHLLEIITRPYGSGGTAASKPHPLVERKLEPEHDGPGKPQEKKGGGTLAAGERPETPMHHPEKS; encoded by the coding sequence ATGGCCGTTCGACTGAATCACACGATCGTGGCCGCGCACGATAAGCAGGCTGCGGCGCTGTTTCTGACCGAGATCATGGGCCTGCCGACACCTTCGTTGCTCGGCCCGTTCGCAGTGGTGAAAGTGGGTGATGACACCTCGCTCGATTACATGGAAACCGAAGGCGAGATCACCTCCCAGCACTATGCCTTTCTCGTGAGCGAGACCGAGTTCGATGAGATCTTCGCGCGAATTCGCGAACGCAGCCTCACGTATTGGGCAGATCCCTCCCGCCGCGAGCGCAATCAGATAAACGGCTGGGACGACGGACGCGGGCTCTACTTCGACGATCCAAACGGGCATCTGCTGGAAATCATCACCCGTCCGTACGGCAGCGGTGGCACGGCGGCGTCCAAGCCGCATCCGCTAGTCGAGCGCAAGCTGGAACCCGAGCACGACGGTCCCGGCAAACCGCAAGAGAAGAAAGGCGGGGGTACGCTTGCCGCTGGAGAGCGACCGGAAACACCGATGCACCACCCGGAGAAAAGTTAG
- the dnaE gene encoding DNA polymerase III subunit alpha has product MVPAYAELHCSSNFSFLRGASHPAELVLQAARLGYAALAITDECSLAGIVRAHIEAKDVGLRLLIGSELRIVDGLRVVLLARNRNGYGNLCELITRGRRQAPKGEYRLERHDLAIADCVALWLPDPIPKIDDARWITDAFPGRAWAAAELLRGPDDAHQLHLIQATAGAVGIPVVAAGDVHMHARQRRALQNVLTAVRIGTPVAEAGSALYPNGERYLRSIGRLANIYPPELLMETLAVAERCTFSLDEIRYRYPKEIVPDGETPTSYLRRLSYEGGARRYPAGVPTKVRDLIEYELALIADLRYEPYFLTVYDIVRFARDEKILCQGRGSAANSVVCYCLGITEVDPDRMNVLFERFISRERNEPPDIDVDFEHERREEVIQYIYTKYGREHAGMTAIAVTYRPKSALRDVGKALGFSLDQVDKLAGVMAWWDGRKVLPDRLIEAGFDPDNPKVRMLQALAGELVGFPRHLSQHPGGFVLTGDLLSRCVPIENAAMAERTVIQWDKDDLDALGLLKVDVLGLGMLSCIRGALDLINRFRGTAMRMQDIPAEDHAVYDMLCKGDSVGVFQVESRAQMSMLPRLKPRRFYDLVIEVAIVRPGPIQGGMVHPYLARRAGEQAVAYPSADVEQVLERTLGVAIFQEQVMQLAIVAAGFTAGEADRLRRAMAAWRRRGGIGAFERKLIDGMLARGYDQAYAEQIYRMIQGFGEYGFPESHAASFALLVYVSSWIKCHEPAAFCAALLNAQPLGFYAPAQLVQDAKRHGVELRPVDVTASAWFSTLECGYSGEPVVRLGLHMVKGLKQVSGERIVAARQCAPFLGSEDFFARSGLDRHDLDCLADGDALRALTGHRREALWATLGRVAADAPISVVRTGQQAALELPTEGQDIVADYRRLGLTLRRHPLALLRSRLKQLRIQSAEEVQRAPNGRTLHTGGIVTCRQRPDTASGVIFVTLEDETGNVNVVVWSRVAERQRRELLASRLLGIVGEVQRVGDVVHVVARRLVDHSHLLGALPTQSRDFH; this is encoded by the coding sequence CTGCGGCTCCTCATCGGGAGCGAGCTGCGTATCGTTGACGGTCTGCGCGTCGTCCTGCTCGCCCGGAATCGCAACGGCTACGGCAACCTCTGCGAGCTCATCACCCGGGGGCGCCGGCAGGCGCCGAAGGGCGAATACCGGCTCGAACGGCACGACCTCGCGATTGCGGATTGTGTGGCGCTCTGGTTGCCCGATCCTATCCCCAAGATCGACGATGCCCGCTGGATCACGGATGCCTTCCCTGGGCGGGCCTGGGCGGCTGCCGAGCTGCTGCGTGGCCCGGATGATGCGCACCAGCTCCATCTGATCCAGGCAACCGCTGGCGCGGTAGGCATCCCGGTCGTCGCCGCCGGTGACGTGCACATGCATGCTCGGCAGCGGCGGGCCCTGCAGAACGTGCTGACCGCGGTCCGGATCGGCACGCCCGTCGCCGAGGCAGGCTCGGCACTGTATCCGAACGGTGAGCGGTACCTGCGATCGATCGGACGGCTCGCCAACATCTACCCGCCGGAGCTTCTGATGGAGACGCTGGCGGTTGCCGAGCGCTGCACGTTCTCCCTCGACGAGATCCGCTATCGGTACCCGAAGGAGATCGTGCCGGACGGCGAGACACCGACCTCCTATCTGCGCAGGCTCAGCTACGAGGGTGGCGCACGGCGCTATCCGGCCGGCGTCCCGACCAAGGTCCGCGACCTCATCGAATACGAGCTCGCGCTGATCGCCGATCTCAGGTACGAGCCGTACTTCCTCACCGTGTACGACATCGTGCGCTTCGCTCGGGACGAGAAGATCCTTTGCCAAGGGCGTGGATCGGCGGCCAATTCCGTTGTCTGCTACTGCCTCGGGATCACCGAGGTCGATCCCGACCGCATGAACGTGCTCTTCGAGCGATTCATCTCGCGCGAGCGCAACGAGCCGCCGGACATCGACGTGGACTTCGAGCACGAGCGGCGCGAGGAGGTCATCCAGTACATCTACACGAAGTACGGGCGCGAGCACGCCGGCATGACCGCGATCGCTGTCACCTACCGGCCGAAGAGTGCGCTGCGCGATGTCGGCAAGGCGCTCGGATTTTCGCTCGACCAGGTGGATAAGCTCGCCGGGGTCATGGCCTGGTGGGATGGGCGCAAGGTGCTCCCGGATCGCCTGATCGAGGCCGGCTTCGATCCCGACAATCCCAAGGTGCGCATGCTCCAGGCGCTGGCCGGCGAGCTCGTCGGGTTCCCCCGGCACCTGTCCCAGCACCCTGGCGGCTTCGTCCTCACTGGCGACCTGCTGTCCCGCTGCGTGCCCATCGAGAACGCTGCCATGGCCGAGCGCACCGTCATCCAGTGGGACAAGGACGACCTCGATGCCCTGGGGTTGTTGAAGGTCGATGTGCTGGGTCTGGGCATGCTCTCCTGTATCCGTGGCGCGCTCGATCTCATCAACCGCTTCCGCGGCACCGCAATGCGCATGCAGGACATCCCGGCCGAGGATCACGCGGTGTACGACATGCTCTGCAAAGGCGACAGCGTCGGGGTCTTCCAGGTCGAGTCTCGCGCGCAGATGAGCATGCTGCCGCGGTTGAAGCCACGCCGGTTTTACGATCTCGTGATCGAGGTCGCGATCGTGCGTCCGGGCCCGATTCAGGGCGGGATGGTCCATCCTTACCTCGCCCGCCGGGCGGGGGAACAGGCGGTGGCATATCCATCCGCTGACGTAGAACAGGTGCTCGAGCGCACGCTGGGGGTGGCGATCTTCCAGGAGCAAGTGATGCAGCTCGCAATCGTCGCGGCGGGCTTCACCGCCGGTGAGGCGGATCGGCTTCGCCGCGCCATGGCAGCCTGGCGCCGTCGAGGTGGCATCGGGGCGTTCGAGCGCAAGCTGATCGACGGAATGCTGGCGCGCGGCTACGACCAAGCCTACGCCGAGCAAATCTACCGGATGATTCAGGGCTTCGGCGAGTACGGCTTCCCGGAGTCGCATGCGGCGAGCTTCGCGCTTCTCGTGTACGTCTCGTCCTGGATCAAGTGTCACGAGCCCGCTGCGTTCTGCGCCGCGCTCCTCAACGCCCAGCCGCTCGGGTTCTATGCGCCGGCGCAACTCGTGCAGGATGCCAAGCGGCACGGTGTCGAGCTCCGGCCGGTCGATGTCACCGCGAGCGCGTGGTTCTCGACGCTCGAGTGCGGCTACTCCGGCGAGCCTGTCGTTCGCCTCGGTCTGCACATGGTGAAGGGCCTCAAACAGGTGTCCGGTGAGCGCATCGTCGCCGCACGGCAGTGCGCACCATTTCTTGGCAGCGAAGACTTCTTCGCCCGTAGCGGGCTCGATCGCCATGACCTCGACTGCCTCGCCGATGGGGATGCGCTGCGCGCGCTCACCGGTCATCGTAGGGAGGCCCTGTGGGCGACGTTAGGGCGGGTGGCCGCGGATGCTCCCATCAGCGTGGTGCGGACCGGGCAGCAGGCCGCGCTGGAGCTGCCGACCGAGGGCCAGGACATCGTTGCCGACTACCGCCGACTCGGGCTCACGCTAAGGCGGCATCCGCTGGCGTTGCTGCGTTCCCGCCTCAAGCAGTTGCGCATTCAGAGTGCCGAAGAGGTTCAGCGTGCACCCAACGGACGCACGCTCCATACCGGAGGCATCGTGACTTGTCGGCAGCGACCGGACACCGCGAGCGGCGTCATCTTCGTCACGCTCGAAGACGAGACGGGGAACGTCAACGTGGTCGTCTGGTCCCGCGTGGCGGAGCGGCAGCGGCGCGAGCTGCTCGCATCCCGGCTTCTCGGTATCGTGGGGGAGGTGCAACGCGTCGGGGATGTCGTGCATGTCGTAGCACGACGGCTGGTCGATCATAGTCATCTGCTGGGTGCGCTGCCCACGCAGAGTCGGGATTTTCACTGA